Within the Achromobacter spanius genome, the region TAGTACTATCCCTGACAGAAATTCTAAGTACGCACAAATGTTCGTATATAGAACACAATGATTTTTCTGGCCGAACGGCACGGAAAGGCACCCCGGACGAGACAGAGATCCACCAGATCCCCCCTGATTCCCCGCGTGCCCGCCGCGACGTTCGCCTGCAAGCATCAAGCGAGCCGTCATGGATACTCCCCTTAAAAATCTGGCCGTCATCGGCGCAGGCGCCATGGGCAGCGGCATTGCCGCCTTGTTCGCATCGAAGGGACTGAACATCGTCCTGATCGACCCGATGGAAGGCGCGTTGGACCGCGCTCGCGCCGTCATCGACCGCCAACTGAACGTCTACGCCCCTACCCAGGTGCAGGAAGCGCTCCAGCGCATTCGCATGGAACCGGGCCTGGAAGCCGCCGCGAACTGCGAACTGGTCATCGAGGCCGTACCGGAGAACCTGGAACTCAAGCGCGGCATCTTCGCCAAGCTTGACGCGCTGTGCGCCCCGTACACGCTGTTCGCCACCAACACATCAGGCCTGTCCATCAACGCGATTGCCAGCGCCGTGGCGCGCCGCGACCGCTTCGTGGGCACCCACTTCTTCACGCCAGCCGACGTCATCCCGCTGGTGGAAGTGGTGCGCAACGACGACACCTCGGAAGCGACCGTCGCCCAAGTCATGGCGACCTTGCGCTTTGCCGGCAAGCGGCCGGTGCTGGTGCGCCAGGACATCCCCGGCTTCATCGCCAACCGCATCCAGCACGCTCTGGCCCGCGAAGCCATTTCGCTTTTGGAAAAGGGCGTGGCCAGCGCGGAAGACATCGACGAAGTGGTCAAGTGGAGCCTGGGCATCCGCCTGGCCCTGTCGGGCCCGCTGGAACAGCGCGACATGAACGGCATCGACGTGCACTACGCGATTGCCAGCTACCTGTACAAAGACCTGGAAAACCGCACCGAGCCGTCCGACCTGCTGAAAAGCAAGGTCGACAGCGGCCAGATCGGCGCCAAGAGCGGCCAGGGTTTCTACACCTGGAGCCCCGAACGCCGCGAGCGCGTGCTGCGCGAGAAAAGCGCCACGCTGGGTGAACTGGCTGCCTGGCTGAACAGCAAGGCCGGCGACACCTGACGGCGCTTTTTTTCCGACGCCGCAATCGAATTCAAGACAAAGACAGATAAGGCGCGGGGGCCACGCCCACCGCGCCATCGGGCCACGAGCCCCACCACACAAAGAAACCAATCGTCGGTCTACCCGCGCATCGCCCCCCGATGACGCCCGGGACCAGACACTAGAGAACCGCCTACGGAGTTGTTGGAGGCACCATGAATAAACTGGCTTCATTTTTCACCGAGCTGATGCGCAAGTATCTGCCGGATCCTTTTGTTTTCGCGATTGCACTGACGCTATTGACCGTGCTGCTGGCCATGGGCATCGAAGGCCAGAGCATCGGCGACGTGACCCGCGCCTGGGGCAAGGGCTTCTGGAGCCTGTTGGCGTTCACGACCCAGATGGCCGTGATTCTGGCCATGGGCTACGTGCTGGCCACCGCGCCGCTGACCGACCGGCTGCTGAACCGCATCGTCAGCCACGTGCACAAGCCGCATACCGCCATCATCGTCGCCACCCTGGTGGGCGGCGTGGGCAGCTACCTGAACTGGGGCTTTGGTCTGGTCATCGGCGGCATCGTCGCCAAGAAGCTGGCGTTGAAGGTCAAGGGCGTGCACTACCCGCTGATCATCGCGGCGGCCTACAGCGGCTTCACGATGTACGGCCTGGGCCTGTCCGCCAGCATCCCCGTGCTGGTCGCCACCCCCGGCCACCCCACCGCCAATCAGATGGGCACCATCCCGCTGTCGGAAACCATTTTCTCGGTGCCCATGCTGATCACCAGCTTGGTCATCATCATCACGCTGCCGCTGCTGAACGCCTGGCTGCACCCCAAGAAGGGCGAGAAGGTCGTTGAAGTGGACCCGGGCATCGACCGCGACGCCAACGCTTCCAACGCCGGCGAAGACATGCTGGAAAAGGGCACCATCGCCTCGAAGCTGAACAACAGCCGCATCCTGAGCATGCTGATCGGCGCGCTGGGCATTGCCTACGTCACGTTCCACTTCATGGACGGCGGCTCGCTGGACCTGAATCTGATCAACTTCATCATCCTGTTCCTGGGCATCATCCTGCTGGGCACGCCGGCCGCCTACGTGGCCAAGCTGACCGAAGGCATCAAGACGATCTCCGGCATCATCCTGCAATACCCGTTCTACGCCGGCATCATGGCCATCATGGCCGCGTCGGGCCTGGTGACGTCAATCTCGCAATTGTTCGTTGACTTCGCCACGCCGGCCACGCTGCCGTTCTGGGGCCTGATCAGCTCGTTCTTCATCAACTTCTTCGCACCGTCCGCCGGTGGCCACTGGGTGATCCAGGGTCCGTTCATGATCGACGCGGCCAAGGAAATCGGCAGCGCGATGAACCAGACGACCATGGCCGTCATGCTGGGCAACGCCTGGAACGACCTGGTGCAACCCTTCTGGATCCTGCCGGCGCTGGCTTTGTCGAAGCTGAAGCTGCGCGACGTGATGGGCTATACCGTCATCATGATGCTGTGGGTGGGCGTGATCCACATCACCGCCGTGCTGGCCTGGGGCTACGCCACGCACTGATTCCCACGCGCTTACCTCAAACAGACAGGAAACCGATATGAGCAAACCGACTGCGTATCTCGTCACCGGCGGCAGCGCCGGCATTGGCGCCGCCATCATCCGCATGCTGCTGGATGCGGGCCATAAAGTGGTCAACATCGACTACCGACTGCCCGAGAATCCGCCGGCCGGGCTGGTCTCGTATCAGGCCGATCTGACCGATGAAGCGCGCACGAAAGCAGTCGCCGCCGAAGTCACCAACGCCTACAACATCGTGGGCCTGGTGAACAACGCCGGCGCCACCCGCCCGGGCACGGCCGACACGGCCACCCTGGCGGATCTGGACTATGTAGTGAACCTGCACCTGCGCACGGCGCTGATCCTGGTGCAGGCCGCGCTGCCCGCCATGCGCGAAGCCGGCTTTGGCCGCATCGTGAACATGTCGTCGCGCGCCGCGCTGGGCAAGCCCGAGCGCGTGGTCTATTCGGCCACCAAGGCCGGGCTGGTGGGCCTGACGCGCACGCTGGCCATGGAGCTGGGCGGCGACGGCATCACAGTCAACGCCATCGGCCCGGGCCCGATCGCCACCGACCTCTTCACCAAGAGCAATCCGGCGGGCGCTCCGCAAACCGAACGCATCATCAACAGCATCGTCGTCAAGCGCCTGGGCACGCCGGAAGACGTGGCGCGCGCCGCCATGTTCTTCCTGTCGCCCGACAACGGCTTCGTGACGGGCCAGATGCTGTATGTGTGTGGCGGCACGACGCTGGGCGTCGCCCCCATCTGAGCGCGCGCGCCATGGCTGCCCACCTTCACCTTCGTGCCTGCCCGCCGCAACTAGCGACGCAGCAGCGCGTGGTTGATCTGGTCGGCGGCGCGGCGCAAGGGCGGCAGGAAGGCGTCCAGCATGGCTTCGCGCGAAAAGCGGTTGGACTGACCGCTGACGTTCATCGCGGCAATCACGCGGCCGCTGCGGTCAACAATGGGCACGGCCACCGATTGCAAGCCGGGTTCCAGTTCCTGTGCCACGCAGGCGTAGCCATCGGCGCGCACGCCGGCCAGCAGGCGCTTGAGCTCGGCGATGTCGGTAACGGTTTGCGGGGTGTAGGCCTGGATCTGGCTCATGGCCAGCACCCGGTCCAGTTCCGCTTCCGGCAGGCCGGCCAGCAGCACGCGGCCCATCGACGTGACCCACGCCGGCAGGCGGCTGCCCACGGCCAGGTTGATGGTCATGACCTTGTGCGTGGACAGGCGCAGGATGTAGACGATGTCGGCGCCTTCCAGCACCGACACCGAGCACGATTCGCGCGTCTGCTCTGCCACTTCTTCCATGTAGGGCAAGGCCAGGTTCCACAGCGGCGTGCCGGACAGGTAGGCGTAGCCCAGTTCCAGGATGCGCGGGGTCAGTTCGAACTTGCGGTCGGTGACAGTGACGTAGCCCAGGTGTTCCAGGGTCAGCAGGATGCGGCGCGCGCCGGCACGGGTCAGCCCGGTAACGGCGGCCACTTCCGACAGCGTCATCTGCGAGCGGCCGGGGCCGAACGCCCGGATCACCGACAGGCCGCGCGCGAAGGACTGCACGTAGCTGTCGCTGGGTTGTTGGGGGTCAAGCTCGGCCATCCGTATGGTCCCAAGAGTAAAAAGCTCGCCGCTGGCGAGCCGTTCGTTGCCATCACCGGCAACGCCAAACGATGGAGGATCGCCGTGCGTCGGCCTGCCTTGACGCTGTGCGGTCCCCATGAAACGATGTTCTTCAGCAGAACGTAAGTTCTAATGAAGAACAAATTATGACACGCCACCTATGAGCGAACATCATGATCTCTAAGCTTGTTGCAAGCGCGGCGGCCGCCCTGGCGGACGTACCCGACGGCGCCACCGTCATGATCGGCGGCTTCGGCACTGCCGGCCAGCCCATGGAATTGATCGACGCCCTGCTCGAACAGGGCGCGAAAGACCTGGTCATCATCAACAACAACGCCGGCAACGGCACCACGGGCCTTGCCGCCCTGCTGGGCGCGAACCGCGTGCGCAAGATCATCTGCTCGTTCCCGCGCCAGGCGGACTCGCAGATTTTCGACGGCCTGTACCGCAGCGGCAAGCTGGAGCTGGAACTGGTGCCGCAAGGCAACCTGGCCGAGCGCATCCGCGCCGCCGGCGCCGGCATCGGCGCGTTCTTCTCACCCACCGGCTACGGCACCCCGCTGGCCGATGGCAAGGAAGTGCGTGAGATCAACGGCCGCCACTACGTTCTGGAATATCCGCTGCACGCCGACTACGCGCTGATCAAGGCCGAACGCGGCGACCGCTGGGGCAACCTGGTCTACCGCAAGACGGCCCGCAACTTCGGCCCCATCATGGCCAGCGCCGCGCGCGTGGCCGTGGCGCAGGTGCGCGAAGTGGTTGAACTGGGCACGCTGGACCCCGAAACCGTCGTCACCCCCGGCATCTTCGTGCAGCGCGTCGTAGAAATCGACGCCGCCCCGGCCGCCAAGGAGCAGAAATGAGCACCAAACTGACCCGCGACCAGATCGCCGCCCGCGTCGCGCAGGACATTCCCGAAGGCGCCTACGTCAACCTGGGCATCGGCTTGCCCACGCTGGTGGCCAACCACCTGCCGGCTGACCGCGAAGTCATCCTGCATACCGAAAACGGCATGCTGGGCATGGGCCCCGCGCCCGCCAAGGGCGAAGAAGACTACGACCTGATCAACGCCGGCAAGCAGCCCGTGACCGAACTGCCGGGCTGCTCGTTCTTCCATCACGCCGACTCGTTCGCAATGATGCGCGGCGGCCATCTGGACATCTGCGTGCTGGGCGCCTTCCAGGTGTCGCAACACGGCGATCTGGCCAACTGGCACACCGGCGCGCCCGACGCCATCCCCGCCGTGGGCGGCGCGATGGACCTGGCCATCGGCGCCAAAGACGTCTTCGTGATGATGGAACTGCAAACGCGCGAAGGCCAGAGCAAGCTGGTCGAAGCCTGCACGTATCCGCTGACGGGCGTGCGCTGCGTATCGCGCGTGTACACCGACGTGGCTGTGTTCGACATCCGCGCCGACGGCGTGACCGTCACCGATATATTCGGCGACGTCACCGCCGACGAACTGCTGGCCCTGACCGGCCTGCCGCTGAAGTTTTCCCGCTAATCAGGAGCCCCCATCATGCTGTTCATGGTTCAAATGCAAGTCAACCTGCCCGTCGACATGCCGGGCGAGCAAGCCAACAAACTGAAGGCGGACGAAAAGGCGCTGGCCCAACAACTGCAACGCGACGGCAAGTGGAAAGAGCTGTGGCGCGTGGTTGGCCGCTACGCCAACGTCAGCATTTTCGATGTCGAAAG harbors:
- a CDS encoding 3-hydroxyacyl-CoA dehydrogenase family protein; the encoded protein is MDTPLKNLAVIGAGAMGSGIAALFASKGLNIVLIDPMEGALDRARAVIDRQLNVYAPTQVQEALQRIRMEPGLEAAANCELVIEAVPENLELKRGIFAKLDALCAPYTLFATNTSGLSINAIASAVARRDRFVGTHFFTPADVIPLVEVVRNDDTSEATVAQVMATLRFAGKRPVLVRQDIPGFIANRIQHALAREAISLLEKGVASAEDIDEVVKWSLGIRLALSGPLEQRDMNGIDVHYAIASYLYKDLENRTEPSDLLKSKVDSGQIGAKSGQGFYTWSPERRERVLREKSATLGELAAWLNSKAGDT
- a CDS encoding short-chain fatty acid transporter, producing MNKLASFFTELMRKYLPDPFVFAIALTLLTVLLAMGIEGQSIGDVTRAWGKGFWSLLAFTTQMAVILAMGYVLATAPLTDRLLNRIVSHVHKPHTAIIVATLVGGVGSYLNWGFGLVIGGIVAKKLALKVKGVHYPLIIAAAYSGFTMYGLGLSASIPVLVATPGHPTANQMGTIPLSETIFSVPMLITSLVIIITLPLLNAWLHPKKGEKVVEVDPGIDRDANASNAGEDMLEKGTIASKLNNSRILSMLIGALGIAYVTFHFMDGGSLDLNLINFIILFLGIILLGTPAAYVAKLTEGIKTISGIILQYPFYAGIMAIMAASGLVTSISQLFVDFATPATLPFWGLISSFFINFFAPSAGGHWVIQGPFMIDAAKEIGSAMNQTTMAVMLGNAWNDLVQPFWILPALALSKLKLRDVMGYTVIMMLWVGVIHITAVLAWGYATH
- a CDS encoding SDR family NAD(P)-dependent oxidoreductase, encoding MSKPTAYLVTGGSAGIGAAIIRMLLDAGHKVVNIDYRLPENPPAGLVSYQADLTDEARTKAVAAEVTNAYNIVGLVNNAGATRPGTADTATLADLDYVVNLHLRTALILVQAALPAMREAGFGRIVNMSSRAALGKPERVVYSATKAGLVGLTRTLAMELGGDGITVNAIGPGPIATDLFTKSNPAGAPQTERIINSIVVKRLGTPEDVARAAMFFLSPDNGFVTGQMLYVCGGTTLGVAPI
- a CDS encoding IclR family transcriptional regulator, whose protein sequence is MAELDPQQPSDSYVQSFARGLSVIRAFGPGRSQMTLSEVAAVTGLTRAGARRILLTLEHLGYVTVTDRKFELTPRILELGYAYLSGTPLWNLALPYMEEVAEQTRESCSVSVLEGADIVYILRLSTHKVMTINLAVGSRLPAWVTSMGRVLLAGLPEAELDRVLAMSQIQAYTPQTVTDIAELKRLLAGVRADGYACVAQELEPGLQSVAVPIVDRSGRVIAAMNVSGQSNRFSREAMLDAFLPPLRRAADQINHALLRR
- a CDS encoding 3-oxoacid CoA-transferase subunit A, producing MISKLVASAAAALADVPDGATVMIGGFGTAGQPMELIDALLEQGAKDLVIINNNAGNGTTGLAALLGANRVRKIICSFPRQADSQIFDGLYRSGKLELELVPQGNLAERIRAAGAGIGAFFSPTGYGTPLADGKEVREINGRHYVLEYPLHADYALIKAERGDRWGNLVYRKTARNFGPIMASAARVAVAQVREVVELGTLDPETVVTPGIFVQRVVEIDAAPAAKEQK
- a CDS encoding 3-oxoacid CoA-transferase subunit B — its product is MSTKLTRDQIAARVAQDIPEGAYVNLGIGLPTLVANHLPADREVILHTENGMLGMGPAPAKGEEDYDLINAGKQPVTELPGCSFFHHADSFAMMRGGHLDICVLGAFQVSQHGDLANWHTGAPDAIPAVGGAMDLAIGAKDVFVMMELQTREGQSKLVEACTYPLTGVRCVSRVYTDVAVFDIRADGVTVTDIFGDVTADELLALTGLPLKFSR
- the catC gene encoding muconolactone Delta-isomerase, with the protein product MLFMVQMQVNLPVDMPGEQANKLKADEKALAQQLQRDGKWKELWRVVGRYANVSIFDVESNDELHTLLSSLPLFPYMDINVTALARHPSAI